One Nisaea sediminum genomic window carries:
- a CDS encoding LysR family transcriptional regulator, with protein MKSDLNDLVYFAEVVSHGGFAAAARALREPKSKLSRRVAGLEERLGLRLIERSSRRFRVTDIGLAFFERCKAIQLEAEQAEALVRQARSEPQGRIRFSCPTGMVELVSNLVGSFLQQHPKVRLQVLATDRPVDLIGERIDLALRVRVALTSDAELTMRSLGSSTRILVASPALAGGVRNPDDLAKVPMLATNDADAEAEWGLETADGREMTHRQEARLGCADMTAVRDAAIAGLGVALLPWHVCLKAVEAGQLVRVLPEWRGQKGIVHLVFTTRRGLPPAVRALIDHLAARFPDDLL; from the coding sequence ATGAAATCCGATCTCAATGATCTCGTCTATTTCGCCGAAGTCGTGAGCCATGGCGGATTCGCGGCGGCGGCGCGTGCGCTGCGCGAACCGAAGTCGAAGCTCAGCCGGCGCGTGGCCGGGCTGGAGGAGCGATTGGGGTTGCGGCTGATCGAACGCTCCAGCCGCCGCTTTCGGGTGACCGATATCGGGCTGGCCTTCTTTGAGCGCTGCAAGGCGATCCAGCTGGAAGCCGAACAGGCAGAAGCGCTTGTCAGACAGGCCCGGTCCGAACCGCAGGGACGCATCCGCTTCAGTTGTCCGACGGGGATGGTCGAACTGGTCTCGAACCTGGTCGGCAGCTTCCTTCAGCAGCATCCCAAGGTCCGTTTACAAGTGCTGGCGACGGACCGGCCGGTCGACCTGATCGGCGAGCGGATCGATCTGGCGCTCCGGGTCCGGGTCGCGCTTACCAGCGATGCCGAATTGACCATGCGCAGCCTCGGCAGCTCGACCCGGATTCTCGTCGCCAGTCCGGCACTGGCCGGTGGCGTGCGTAATCCGGATGATCTGGCAAAGGTGCCGATGCTGGCGACCAATGATGCCGATGCGGAAGCCGAATGGGGGCTGGAAACGGCCGACGGCCGGGAGATGACGCATCGGCAGGAGGCACGGCTTGGCTGCGCGGATATGACGGCGGTCCGCGATGCGGCGATCGCCGGCCTCGGGGTGGCGCTTCTGCCCTGGCATGTTTGCCTGAAGGCCGTGGAAGCGGGGCAGCTGGTCAGGGTCCTGCCGGAGTGGCGCGGCCAGAAGGGCATTGTGCATCTGGTCTTCACGACCCGGCGCGGTCTTCCTCCGGCCGTGCGCGCCCTGATCGATCATCTGGCCGCGAGATTTCCGGACGACCTTCTCTAA
- a CDS encoding 3-hydroxyacyl-CoA dehydrogenase family protein yields the protein MDSTSKVAIIGAGLMGHGLALVHAIAGHPVKMTDISESQLKTGMELIGSALDTLVAGGSVAKSETAAILARITPVATLAEAVADADFIVEAVVENREVKTTVYAELETAAPKSAIIASNTSYLDAFPLAPASLQGRFIITHWYTPPYIIDLVDIAGGPETDRAILEAVRDHYTAIGKKPVLFERFVPGYVANRLQAAMTLEITRLLDEGYADAEAIDTSIKYGLALRMATMGALMKADFTGLDMSRRALANKMYIPPEVKGKSETLEKLIAEGKQGVMNGSGYFDYGSMKPEELFRNRDVGLLKLKAAVEQVEEELPLRPKA from the coding sequence ATGGACAGCACAAGCAAGGTCGCCATCATCGGCGCGGGACTGATGGGCCACGGGCTCGCACTCGTGCACGCGATCGCAGGGCATCCGGTAAAGATGACCGACATCAGCGAGAGCCAGCTCAAGACCGGCATGGAGCTGATCGGCAGCGCGCTCGACACTCTGGTCGCCGGCGGTTCCGTCGCCAAGTCGGAGACGGCAGCGATCCTCGCCCGCATCACGCCGGTCGCGACCCTCGCCGAGGCCGTCGCGGACGCCGATTTCATCGTCGAGGCGGTGGTCGAGAACCGCGAGGTGAAGACGACGGTCTATGCGGAGCTCGAAACCGCGGCCCCGAAGAGTGCGATCATCGCCAGCAACACCTCCTATCTCGACGCCTTCCCGCTCGCGCCGGCGTCCCTGCAGGGCCGCTTCATCATCACCCACTGGTACACCCCGCCCTACATCATCGACCTGGTCGACATCGCCGGCGGGCCGGAGACCGACCGCGCGATCCTGGAAGCCGTGCGCGACCATTACACCGCCATCGGCAAGAAGCCGGTGCTGTTCGAGCGCTTCGTGCCCGGCTATGTCGCCAACCGGCTGCAGGCGGCGATGACGCTGGAGATCACCCGCCTGCTCGACGAGGGCTATGCCGACGCCGAGGCAATCGACACCTCGATCAAGTACGGCCTCGCGCTGCGCATGGCGACCATGGGCGCGCTGATGAAAGCCGACTTCACCGGCCTCGACATGAGCCGCCGGGCGCTCGCCAACAAGATGTACATCCCGCCCGAGGTGAAGGGGAAAAGCGAGACGCTGGAAAAACTGATCGCCGAGGGCAAACAGGGCGTGATGAACGGCTCCGGCTATTTCGACTATGGCTCGATGAAACCGGAGGAACTGTTCCGCAACCGCGATGTCGGGCTGCTGAAGCTGAAGGCGGCGGTGGAGCAGGTCGAGGAAGAGCTCCCGCTCCGTCCGAAAGCGTGA
- a CDS encoding N-acyl-D-amino-acid deacylase family protein → MSAEPSLIIRGGTIVDGTGADPVEADLAIAGDRIVAIGEVAGRRGLEEIDARGKLVTPGFVDIHTHYDGQAVWDSHLAPSAWHGVTTAIMGNCGVGFAPCKPADRDKLVELMEGVEDIPGPVLHQGLNWQWESFAEYLDVLEKLPRDMDLGVLLPHAAVRVFVMGERALNLENATPEDIAKMRKIAADAVRAGAFGFSTSRTISHKSLAGDYTPTLRAQEEELTGIALGMADAGSGFLEMVSDWDQPDPETEFAMLRRVIEASGRTAVFTLNQRHDRPHFWRDLLKLAGEAANDGLSIRPVVAPRPIGILLGLEGSQNPFSGTATYRSIQDLPLKDRVAAMRDPEVRRKILSEDPVKNSTFPLIHRISFAKMFRLGSPANYEPAKDQSIAAIAEREGRTAPEVAYDILLEREGRGFIYTPLVNYANYDMSAPEEMLADRNAIMGLGDGGAHVGFILDAGYPTWLMSYWGRDRARFPMTDVIRRLTSDTARAAGLSDRGVLAPGRKADVNIIDWDRVGFSDPYVTYDLPANGKRLMQKSTGYEATIVSGKVTYRGGEATEALPGKVVRGQR, encoded by the coding sequence ATGTCGGCAGAGCCGAGCCTGATCATCCGGGGTGGAACCATCGTCGACGGCACCGGGGCCGACCCGGTGGAGGCTGATCTCGCCATCGCCGGAGACAGGATCGTCGCCATCGGCGAAGTGGCGGGGAGGCGCGGCCTTGAAGAGATCGACGCGCGCGGCAAGCTGGTCACGCCCGGCTTCGTCGACATCCACACCCATTACGACGGGCAGGCGGTCTGGGACAGCCATCTCGCGCCCTCCGCCTGGCACGGCGTCACCACGGCGATCATGGGCAATTGCGGCGTCGGCTTCGCCCCCTGCAAGCCGGCCGACCGGGACAAGCTGGTCGAGCTCATGGAAGGCGTCGAGGACATTCCGGGCCCGGTGCTGCACCAGGGCCTGAACTGGCAGTGGGAGAGTTTCGCCGAATATCTCGACGTGCTGGAGAAGCTGCCGCGCGACATGGATCTCGGCGTGCTGCTGCCGCATGCCGCTGTGCGCGTCTTCGTCATGGGCGAGCGGGCGCTGAACCTCGAGAACGCGACGCCGGAGGATATCGCGAAGATGCGCAAGATCGCGGCGGACGCGGTGCGTGCCGGCGCCTTCGGTTTCTCCACCTCGCGCACCATCAGTCACAAGAGCCTCGCCGGCGACTATACGCCGACCCTGCGCGCCCAGGAGGAGGAGCTGACCGGCATCGCCCTCGGCATGGCGGACGCCGGCTCCGGTTTCCTTGAGATGGTCTCCGACTGGGACCAGCCGGACCCGGAGACCGAGTTCGCCATGCTCCGCCGTGTCATCGAGGCGAGCGGGCGGACCGCCGTCTTCACCCTGAACCAGCGCCACGACCGGCCGCATTTCTGGCGCGACCTCCTGAAGCTGGCGGGCGAGGCCGCCAATGACGGGCTCTCGATCCGCCCGGTGGTGGCGCCGCGCCCGATCGGCATCCTGCTCGGCCTCGAGGGCAGCCAGAACCCGTTCTCCGGCACCGCGACCTACCGTTCGATCCAGGATCTGCCGCTGAAGGACCGCGTCGCGGCGATGCGCGATCCCGAGGTGCGCCGGAAGATCCTTTCCGAGGATCCGGTGAAGAACAGCACCTTCCCGCTCATCCACCGGATCTCCTTCGCCAAGATGTTCCGTCTCGGCTCGCCCGCGAATTACGAGCCGGCGAAAGACCAGTCCATCGCCGCCATCGCCGAGCGCGAGGGCCGGACGGCGCCCGAGGTCGCCTACGACATCCTGCTGGAGCGCGAGGGCCGCGGCTTCATCTACACGCCGCTGGTCAACTACGCGAATTACGACATGAGCGCGCCGGAGGAGATGCTGGCGGACCGGAACGCGATCATGGGGCTCGGCGACGGCGGCGCCCATGTCGGCTTCATCCTCGATGCGGGTTATCCGACCTGGCTGATGAGCTACTGGGGCCGGGACCGTGCCCGCTTTCCGATGACCGACGTGATCCGGCGCCTGACCTCGGACACGGCCCGCGCCGCGGGCCTCTCCGACCGCGGCGTGCTGGCGCCGGGCAGGAAGGCGGACGTCAACATCATCGACTGGGACCGGGTCGGCTTCTCCGATCCTTACGTCACCTATGACCTGCCGGCGAACGGCAAGCGGCTGATGCAGAAATCGACCGGCTACGAGGCGACCATCGTCTCCGGCAAGGTGACCTATCGCGGCGGCGAGGCGACCGAGGCGCTGCCCGGCAAGGTGGTGCGCGGGCAGCGCTAG
- a CDS encoding SDR family NAD(P)-dependent oxidoreductase: MSKFQNQVVVITGGTSGIGLGTAKAFAAEGAAVYITGRRQETLDTAVQAIGGNVTGVRGDMANLADLDRLYDTVQQKHAQIDVLFVNAGGGEFAPLGAITEDHYQRTFDTNVKGVLFTVQKALPVLRDGASIILTSSTTGTAGTANFSVYSASKAAVRNFARSWILDLKDRGIRVNVVSPGLTETAGLTDLFGGGEQAAGIKEHVIGAIPSSRIGQPEDVANAVLFLASRDSGFVNGIELFVDGGMNQV; this comes from the coding sequence ATGAGCAAGTTCCAGAATCAGGTCGTCGTGATCACCGGCGGCACCAGCGGCATCGGCCTCGGCACGGCCAAGGCCTTCGCAGCCGAGGGCGCCGCGGTCTACATCACGGGACGGCGCCAGGAGACGCTCGACACCGCCGTGCAGGCGATCGGCGGCAATGTGACCGGCGTGCGCGGGGATATGGCGAACCTCGCCGATCTCGACCGGCTCTACGATACGGTCCAGCAGAAACACGCGCAGATCGACGTTCTGTTCGTCAATGCCGGCGGCGGAGAATTCGCGCCCCTCGGCGCGATCACCGAGGACCATTACCAGCGCACCTTCGACACCAATGTGAAGGGCGTCCTCTTCACCGTGCAGAAGGCGCTGCCGGTGCTGCGCGACGGCGCCTCGATCATTCTGACCTCCTCGACCACCGGCACCGCCGGCACGGCGAATTTCAGCGTTTATTCCGCGAGCAAGGCCGCGGTGCGCAATTTCGCCCGCAGCTGGATCCTCGATCTCAAGGATCGCGGCATCCGGGTCAATGTCGTCAGCCCCGGGCTGACCGAAACCGCCGGCCTTACCGATCTGTTCGGCGGCGGCGAGCAGGCCGCAGGCATCAAGGAGCACGTCATCGGCGCCATACCCTCCTCCCGGATCGGTCAGCCGGAAGATGTCGCCAACGCGGTTCTCTTCCTCGCCTCCAGGGACTCCGGCTTCGTCAACGGCATCGAGCTGTTCGTCGATGGCGGCATGAACCAGGTCTGA
- a CDS encoding VOC family protein: MSKTSPGIAEPAPPPVRAIGINHVALEVGDLDEALAFYGRFLAFELRARGEMQAEIDLGDQFIAFRKGRRQGADEGRHFGLVVEDRDAVRRALEAAGVEILPGRFLDFLDPWGNRIEIIGYGNIQFSKADHVLRGMGLEHLEKTEKAIVELAAKGMQPACPAARESCDERARGTALGRGTAAGGPEGGRQ, encoded by the coding sequence ATGTCCAAGACGAGTCCCGGCATTGCCGAGCCGGCTCCGCCGCCCGTGCGGGCGATCGGCATCAACCATGTTGCCCTTGAAGTGGGAGATCTCGACGAGGCCCTCGCCTTCTACGGCCGCTTTCTCGCCTTCGAGCTCCGGGCCAGGGGAGAGATGCAGGCCGAGATCGATCTCGGCGACCAGTTCATCGCCTTCCGCAAGGGGCGCCGGCAGGGCGCCGACGAAGGCCGGCATTTCGGCCTCGTGGTGGAAGACCGGGATGCGGTGCGCCGCGCGCTCGAGGCGGCGGGCGTCGAGATCCTGCCGGGCCGGTTCCTCGATTTCCTGGATCCCTGGGGCAACCGGATCGAGATCATCGGTTACGGCAACATCCAGTTCAGCAAGGCGGACCATGTGCTCCGGGGCATGGGACTGGAGCATCTGGAGAAGACCGAAAAGGCCATCGTGGAGCTTGCGGCAAAAGGCATGCAGCCGGCCTGCCCGGCGGCACGGGAGAGCTGTGATGAACGGGCACGTGGAACCGCACTGGGTCGAGGCACTGCCGCTGGAGGACCTGAAGGCGGCCGGCAGTAA
- a CDS encoding NADPH-dependent F420 reductase, whose translation MNIGILGAATVGQALARHLAAAGHHVTVANSRGPESLRDLAAQLGSRVTAGTVAEALDSPVVILGVPWTKVRDVLTPEIDWDRRVLVDATNIFTRYAPDFEVDDLGAESGSEIVARLAPSARVVKAFNTLPIERMFAPPPTDGLQRILFVAGDDADATAIVEQLIADMHLAPVSVGALGSGGRLMQLGGSLSGLELFGAGVARDEGEQRRPEG comes from the coding sequence ATGAATATCGGTATCCTCGGAGCGGCCACGGTCGGGCAGGCCCTCGCGCGCCATCTTGCCGCTGCCGGACACCATGTGACGGTCGCCAACAGCCGCGGGCCGGAAAGCCTGCGCGACCTGGCGGCGCAGCTCGGAAGCCGCGTCACCGCCGGCACTGTCGCGGAGGCGCTGGACAGTCCCGTCGTCATCCTGGGCGTGCCCTGGACGAAGGTGCGCGACGTTCTCACCCCCGAAATCGACTGGGACCGCCGCGTGCTGGTCGACGCGACGAACATCTTCACGCGCTACGCCCCCGATTTCGAGGTCGACGATCTGGGTGCGGAGTCCGGGAGCGAGATCGTCGCGCGCCTGGCGCCGTCCGCGCGGGTGGTGAAAGCCTTCAACACGCTCCCGATCGAAAGGATGTTTGCGCCGCCGCCGACCGACGGCCTGCAGCGGATCCTGTTCGTGGCCGGCGATGATGCCGACGCGACCGCCATCGTGGAACAGCTCATTGCCGACATGCATCTCGCCCCCGTCTCGGTCGGCGCGCTGGGATCCGGCGGGCGGCTGATGCAGCTCGGCGGCTCCCTGAGCGGCCTGGAGCTGTTTGGAGCAGGCGTTGCACGGGATGAGGGAGAGCAACGGAGGCCGGAGGGGTGA
- a CDS encoding Rieske (2Fe-2S) protein, with protein sequence MNGHVEPHWVEALPLEDLKAAGSKIFKAGGKQIALFHADGAVHACNNRCPHEGYPLIEGTLDQADGACRLTCNWHNWKFDLANGANQVGGDRLRIYPVQIRDGSVFVDIADPPAEERIERALANLHESFRDHNYTRMTREIARLKSAGGDPLDAVRQAVLWTHDRFEWGTTHAIAAAPDWLELGEGYGGRDAASALIPFVEVVAHLAWDSLRWEPFPFSEGVAAFDPDRLVDAIESEDEAAALALVRGAIAGPGWKALDAPLTRAALAHYQDFGHSLIYCYKTRQLVERLGEDLAEPLYLALARSLVNASREDLIPEFRAYGPSRAAWDDAGGDPVSAEEFYALNVPRALERANRSSGDRAALFDALFEAAAWQMLHFDTEWGTRHDRPVPDNINWLDFTHGITFANAVRAQCSRHGDLWPDALLQMACFTGRNAAYVDAQQDSEQWNVGDTEAFFEDLLPGLFDHAEPEYIVSAHMVKLPVAAREEIRLRPDAPWAPVLAAAVNRFFHSRIKRKHVMRTAKQSLAFVAAEG encoded by the coding sequence ATGAACGGGCACGTGGAACCGCACTGGGTCGAGGCACTGCCGCTGGAGGACCTGAAGGCGGCCGGCAGTAAGATCTTCAAGGCCGGGGGAAAGCAGATCGCGCTGTTCCATGCCGACGGCGCGGTCCATGCCTGCAACAACAGGTGCCCGCACGAGGGTTATCCGCTGATCGAGGGGACGCTGGACCAGGCGGATGGCGCGTGCCGTCTCACCTGCAACTGGCACAACTGGAAATTCGATCTCGCCAACGGTGCCAACCAGGTCGGTGGCGACCGGCTGCGGATCTACCCGGTCCAGATCCGGGACGGCTCAGTCTTCGTCGACATCGCGGACCCACCTGCGGAAGAGCGCATCGAGCGTGCGCTCGCGAACCTGCACGAGAGTTTCCGGGACCATAATTATACCCGCATGACCCGCGAGATCGCGCGGCTGAAGTCGGCCGGAGGCGATCCGCTGGACGCGGTCCGGCAGGCGGTGCTCTGGACCCATGACCGGTTCGAATGGGGCACGACGCACGCCATCGCCGCCGCGCCCGACTGGCTGGAGCTCGGCGAGGGGTACGGCGGTCGCGACGCGGCGTCGGCGCTGATCCCCTTCGTCGAGGTGGTGGCCCATCTCGCCTGGGACAGCCTGCGCTGGGAGCCGTTTCCCTTCAGCGAGGGCGTTGCCGCGTTCGACCCGGATCGTCTGGTCGATGCTATCGAGTCCGAGGACGAGGCGGCAGCGCTGGCGCTGGTGCGCGGGGCGATCGCCGGACCCGGCTGGAAGGCGCTCGATGCCCCGCTGACCCGGGCCGCGCTCGCCCATTACCAGGATTTCGGTCATTCCCTGATCTATTGCTACAAGACCCGTCAACTCGTCGAACGCTTGGGCGAGGATCTGGCGGAGCCGCTCTATCTCGCGCTCGCCCGGTCTCTCGTGAATGCCAGCCGCGAGGACCTGATCCCGGAGTTCCGCGCCTACGGGCCGTCCCGCGCCGCCTGGGACGACGCCGGCGGCGATCCCGTCTCAGCCGAGGAGTTTTATGCGCTCAACGTGCCGCGGGCGCTGGAGCGGGCGAACCGGTCGAGCGGCGACAGGGCGGCGCTTTTCGACGCGTTGTTCGAGGCGGCGGCCTGGCAGATGCTGCATTTCGACACCGAATGGGGCACCCGCCACGACCGGCCGGTGCCGGACAATATCAACTGGCTCGACTTCACCCACGGCATCACCTTCGCCAACGCCGTGCGCGCGCAATGTTCGAGGCACGGGGATCTCTGGCCGGACGCGCTCCTGCAGATGGCCTGCTTCACCGGCCGGAACGCGGCCTATGTCGACGCGCAGCAGGATAGCGAGCAATGGAATGTGGGGGATACGGAGGCCTTCTTCGAGGACCTGCTGCCCGGCCTGTTCGACCATGCGGAGCCGGAATACATCGTCTCCGCCCACATGGTAAAGCTGCCCGTCGCCGCCCGCGAGGAGATCCGCCTCCGCCCCGACGCGCCCTGGGCGCCCGTTCTGGCAGCGGCGGTGAACCGCTTCTTCCATTCCAGGATCAAGCGCAAGCACGTGATGCGCACGGCGAAACAGTCGCTCGCCTTCGTCGCGGCGGAGGGGTGA
- a CDS encoding pre-peptidase C-terminal domain-containing protein, with amino-acid sequence MGVWSVGIIDSGVTDETEARLGRNLYEYDFYYGNGETDGSRTTSHGSVVAESAEMTNAALERIDLQVGSNSGYTVSAYSVRSALDRLTNLHDAGWHIGSYNMSFASPNVSFSNIFQSQINQLANRGIFGVAASGNSGTPGALEASGYPAGLSNVISVGSHDGAGNPSSFSQNHPSTVHILADGEGFPSSAYTGTSFAAPQVAATVTTVQALVEGVRSDRLSFGEVIDVLQLGGAGPQSAADPANGATTYFLHTHQGSVDYTMSAYVDPHFSGLEYIASYADLEAVFGRDAAAARGHFLNAGVYEGRTVEFDGLEYVASHADLIGVFGLDRAGAAAHYLAAGRAEGRTTTFDADNYMAANPDLAVAFGGNDDLATQHYIMSGYYEGRSTGAPATGSVTPSPTPARQAVSEGATDLPSSTSTSGYVGVGQSVSGRITRYDRDWFQTELTAGQRVIIQLRGSASGGGSLSDPVLRVYNSSGRYLTGNDDGGTGLDSYLSYTPSTSGTYYLEADGFTTSTGSYTLSVTPASSATLASASDEPAAVEPAPEPVSDDIQLKTVGPEPVYTDWVY; translated from the coding sequence GTGGGTGTTTGGTCGGTCGGAATTATAGATTCAGGGGTAACGGACGAAACCGAAGCCCGCCTCGGGCGGAACCTCTACGAATACGACTTCTATTACGGAAACGGCGAAACCGACGGATCGCGAACCACGTCGCACGGCTCAGTCGTTGCGGAGTCGGCGGAAATGACCAACGCCGCGCTCGAGCGGATCGACCTGCAGGTCGGCAGCAATTCCGGATATACCGTATCGGCCTATTCGGTCCGGAGCGCACTCGACAGGCTCACCAACCTGCACGATGCCGGCTGGCATATCGGCAGCTACAATATGAGCTTTGCCAGCCCAAATGTGTCCTTCTCGAACATCTTCCAATCGCAGATCAATCAGCTCGCGAACCGGGGAATTTTCGGCGTCGCGGCCTCCGGCAACTCGGGAACGCCGGGGGCGCTCGAAGCGTCCGGCTATCCGGCAGGGCTCTCCAACGTGATCTCGGTCGGCAGCCATGACGGCGCGGGCAATCCGAGCAGCTTCTCGCAGAACCACCCCTCGACCGTTCATATCCTTGCCGATGGCGAGGGATTCCCGAGTTCGGCCTATACCGGCACGAGTTTCGCCGCACCGCAGGTGGCGGCGACCGTCACCACCGTGCAGGCGCTGGTCGAAGGGGTGAGATCCGACCGGCTGTCCTTCGGAGAGGTGATCGACGTGTTGCAACTCGGCGGGGCCGGCCCGCAATCGGCCGCCGATCCCGCCAACGGCGCGACGACTTATTTCCTGCACACCCACCAGGGTTCCGTCGACTACACAATGTCGGCCTATGTCGATCCGCATTTCAGCGGGCTCGAATATATCGCCTCCTATGCCGATCTCGAGGCCGTCTTCGGACGGGATGCCGCCGCAGCCCGGGGGCATTTTCTCAATGCCGGCGTTTATGAAGGGCGCACCGTCGAGTTCGACGGGCTGGAATATGTCGCGAGCCACGCGGACCTGATCGGCGTCTTCGGCCTCGACCGGGCGGGCGCGGCGGCCCATTACCTCGCAGCTGGCCGCGCCGAGGGGCGCACGACCACTTTCGATGCCGACAATTACATGGCCGCCAACCCGGATCTCGCCGTCGCCTTCGGCGGAAACGACGATCTGGCGACACAGCACTACATCATGAGCGGATATTACGAAGGCCGCTCGACCGGCGCCCCCGCGACCGGCTCCGTCACGCCGTCTCCGACCCCGGCCCGGCAAGCCGTTTCCGAAGGCGCCACGGACCTTCCCTCGAGCACCAGCACGTCCGGCTATGTCGGGGTCGGTCAGTCGGTCTCCGGCAGGATCACCCGCTACGATCGCGACTGGTTCCAGACCGAGCTGACCGCCGGCCAGCGGGTGATCATCCAGTTGCGCGGCTCGGCCAGCGGTGGCGGCTCCCTGTCCGACCCGGTGCTGCGGGTCTACAATTCCAGCGGCCGCTATCTGACCGGAAACGACGATGGCGGCACCGGTCTCGACTCCTACCTCTCCTACACGCCTTCGACGAGCGGCACCTACTATCTCGAGGCCGACGGATTCACTACGAGCACCGGCTCGTACACACTTTCGGTCACGCCGGCCTCGAGCGCGACGCTCGCTTCGGCTTCGGACGAGCCCGCAGCGGTAGAACCGGCACCGGAGCCCGTATCGGACGATATCCAACTGAAGACCGTCGGCCCGGAGCCGGTCTACACCGACTGGGTCTACTGA
- a CDS encoding DUF1028 domain-containing protein, translating into MTFSLVARCAETGMFGIAISSSSPAVAARCAYTRAGVGAVASQNVTDPRLGPLVLDHMQAGMTAAEAIESMRKEARHLDYRQVLAVDRNGGTAIHSGGNALGIWSEAKAENVASGGNLLADKDVPAAIVAAFTASTGHLGDRLIAAMRAGLAAGGEAGPVHSAGMQIADRQAWPVADLRCDWTEECPIEAIAKAWEVYKPQLDAYVTRALDPRAAPSYGVPGDE; encoded by the coding sequence ATGACTTTCTCCCTCGTGGCGCGCTGCGCCGAGACCGGCATGTTCGGGATCGCGATCTCCTCCTCCTCGCCCGCCGTCGCGGCGCGCTGCGCCTATACCCGCGCCGGAGTCGGCGCGGTGGCGAGCCAGAACGTGACCGACCCGCGGCTCGGCCCCCTGGTGCTGGATCACATGCAGGCCGGTATGACGGCGGCAGAAGCGATCGAATCCATGCGCAAGGAGGCCCGGCATCTCGACTACCGCCAGGTGCTCGCGGTCGACAGGAACGGCGGCACCGCGATCCATTCCGGCGGCAACGCGCTCGGCATCTGGTCGGAAGCGAAGGCGGAGAATGTCGCCTCGGGCGGCAACCTGCTCGCCGACAAGGACGTCCCCGCCGCCATCGTCGCGGCCTTCACCGCCTCGACGGGCCATCTCGGCGACCGGCTGATCGCGGCCATGCGCGCCGGGCTCGCGGCCGGCGGCGAGGCGGGGCCGGTCCATTCGGCGGGGATGCAGATCGCCGACAGACAGGCATGGCCTGTCGCGGACCTGCGCTGCGACTGGACCGAGGAGTGCCCGATCGAGGCGATTGCGAAAGCCTGGGAAGTCTACAAGCCCCAGCTCGACGCCTATGTCACCCGGGCGCTGGATCCGCGCGCGGCGCCGTCCTACGGCGTGCCGGGGGACGAATAG